One window from the genome of Streptosporangiales bacterium encodes:
- a CDS encoding S1 RNA-binding domain-containing protein, protein MTTAVHQRIAGELGVHDWQVQATVELLDGGATVPFVARYRKEVTGALDDGQLRTLEERLRYLRELEERRTAILDSIREQGKLDEALEQRIRAAETKARLEDIYLPYKPKRRTKAQIAREAGLEPLADQLLTDPTNAPETTAAPFVDADKGVADTAAALDGARAILVERFGEDADLIGELRERMWEKGLLVSKVREGKADDGAKFADYFEFAEPFTKLPSHRILALLRGEKEEVLDLTLDPEPALDGEQQPASVQTSYERRIAQRFEISDQGRPADRWLLDTVRWAWRTRIVVYLSGDIRMRLRQHAEDDAVNVFAANLRDLLLAAPAGARVTMGLDPGYRTGVKVAVVDATGKVVATGTIYPHVPSKRWDESLAALRALVETHGVDLIAIGNGTASRETDKLVGELIAANPGQRLNKIVVSEAGASVYSASAYAARELPDLDVSLRGAVSIARRLQDPLAELVKIEPKSIGVGQYQHDVSELKLSRSLDAVVEDCVNGVGVDVNTASVPLLARVAGIAESVAESIVRHRDTTGPFRNRRSLQDVPRLGPKAFEQCAGFLRIRDGDEPLDASSVHPEAYPVVHRIQQATETDTPALIGNAKVLRGLWAESFVDDTFGLPTVTDIIAELEKPGRDPRPAFRTATFAEGVEKLADLQPGMTLEGVVTNVAAFGAFVDVGVHQDGLVHISAMSQSYVADPRDVAKPGDVVKVKVLSVDVPRKRISLSMRLDDEPDSTGGGGGGSRKAGSSRPRSSQGDGPQGGGNRSRGGGAQGGNRSRGGGAQGGNRSRGGGAQGGNRSRGG, encoded by the coding sequence GTGACGACGGCTGTGCATCAGCGGATCGCCGGGGAGCTCGGCGTCCACGACTGGCAGGTGCAGGCGACCGTCGAGCTGCTCGACGGCGGCGCCACCGTCCCGTTCGTGGCGCGGTACCGCAAGGAGGTCACCGGTGCGCTCGACGACGGGCAGCTGCGCACCCTGGAGGAGCGGCTGCGTTACCTGCGCGAGCTGGAGGAGCGGCGCACGGCGATCCTCGACTCGATCCGGGAGCAGGGCAAGCTCGACGAGGCGCTGGAACAGCGCATCCGCGCCGCCGAGACCAAGGCCAGGCTGGAAGACATCTACCTGCCGTACAAGCCGAAGCGTCGTACCAAGGCCCAGATCGCCCGCGAGGCCGGTCTGGAGCCGCTCGCCGACCAGCTGCTGACCGACCCGACCAACGCGCCGGAGACGACCGCGGCACCGTTCGTGGACGCCGACAAGGGCGTCGCCGACACGGCGGCCGCGCTCGACGGTGCGCGGGCCATCCTCGTCGAGCGGTTCGGCGAGGACGCCGACCTCATCGGCGAGCTGCGCGAGCGGATGTGGGAGAAGGGGCTGCTCGTCTCGAAGGTACGCGAAGGCAAGGCGGACGACGGCGCCAAGTTCGCCGACTACTTCGAGTTCGCCGAGCCGTTCACCAAGCTGCCTTCGCACCGCATCCTCGCGCTGCTACGCGGTGAGAAGGAGGAGGTGCTCGACCTCACCCTCGACCCTGAGCCCGCGCTCGACGGCGAGCAGCAACCGGCCTCGGTGCAGACGAGCTACGAGCGGCGGATCGCGCAGCGGTTCGAGATCTCCGACCAGGGCCGGCCCGCGGACCGGTGGCTGCTCGACACCGTCAGGTGGGCGTGGCGTACGCGCATCGTGGTGTACCTCAGCGGCGACATCCGGATGCGGCTGCGGCAGCACGCCGAGGACGACGCGGTGAACGTGTTCGCCGCCAACCTGCGCGACCTGCTGCTCGCCGCGCCCGCCGGCGCGCGGGTGACGATGGGGCTGGACCCCGGCTACCGCACCGGCGTGAAGGTCGCGGTCGTCGACGCGACCGGCAAGGTCGTCGCCACCGGCACTATCTACCCGCACGTGCCCTCGAAGCGGTGGGACGAGTCGCTCGCCGCGCTGCGCGCGCTCGTCGAGACGCACGGCGTGGACCTGATCGCCATCGGCAACGGCACGGCGTCGCGGGAGACCGACAAGCTCGTCGGCGAGCTGATCGCCGCGAACCCGGGTCAGCGGCTGAACAAGATCGTGGTGTCGGAGGCGGGCGCGTCGGTGTACTCGGCGTCGGCGTACGCGGCCAGGGAGCTGCCCGACCTCGACGTCTCGCTGCGCGGTGCGGTGTCGATCGCGCGGCGGCTGCAGGACCCGCTGGCCGAGCTGGTGAAGATCGAGCCGAAGTCGATCGGCGTCGGCCAGTACCAGCACGACGTCTCCGAGCTGAAGCTGTCGCGGTCGCTCGACGCCGTGGTGGAGGACTGCGTGAACGGTGTCGGCGTGGACGTGAACACCGCGTCGGTGCCGCTGCTCGCACGGGTGGCCGGCATCGCGGAGAGCGTGGCGGAGAGCATCGTGCGGCACCGCGACACCACCGGCCCGTTCCGCAACAGGCGGTCGCTGCAGGACGTGCCGCGCCTCGGCCCGAAGGCGTTCGAGCAGTGCGCGGGCTTCCTGCGCATCCGCGACGGCGACGAGCCGCTCGACGCGTCCAGCGTGCACCCGGAGGCGTACCCGGTGGTGCACCGGATCCAGCAGGCGACGGAGACCGACACACCGGCGCTGATCGGCAACGCCAAGGTGCTGCGGGGGCTGTGGGCGGAGTCGTTCGTCGACGACACGTTCGGGCTGCCCACCGTCACCGACATCATCGCCGAGCTGGAGAAGCCGGGTCGCGACCCGCGGCCGGCGTTCCGTACCGCGACGTTCGCCGAGGGCGTCGAGAAGCTGGCCGACCTGCAGCCCGGCATGACGCTGGAAGGCGTGGTCACCAACGTGGCCGCGTTCGGCGCGTTCGTGGACGTCGGCGTGCACCAGGACGGGCTGGTGCACATCTCGGCCATGTCGCAGTCGTACGTCGCCGACCCGCGCGACGTCGCGAAGCCCGGCGACGTGGTGAAGGTGAAGGTGCTCAGCGTGGACGTCCCGCGCAAGCGCATCTCGCTGTCCATGCGCCTCGACGACGAGCCGGACAGCACCGGTGGTGGCGGCGGTGGCTCGCGCAAGGCCGGCAGCAGCCGGCCGCGCAGCTCCCAGGGCGACGGCCCGCAGGGTGGCGGCAACCGTTCGCGGGGCGGCGGCGCGCAGGGTGGCAACCGTTCGCGGGGCGGCGGCGCGCAGGGTGGCAACCGTTCGCGGGGCGGCGGCGCGCAGGGTGGCAACCGTTCGCGGGGCGGCG
- a CDS encoding MBL fold metallo-hydrolase, with protein MTDQVTVTFAGSGDAFGSGGRFQACIHVRPPDGPPVLLDCGASSLVALKRLALDPSEIAAVVVSHLHGDHFGGLPFLILDGQFAKRTEPLTVVGPPGTGARLMQAMEVMYPGSSEVRRAFDVDVLEVTPGSSVSAAGVHVAAWEVAHPSGAPALAVRLDVAGRSVAYTGDTSWTDALVAAADGVDLLIAECYYLDKPIPHHLTHAALREHRDRLRAARTVVTHLSTDVLDRQDQVDHEVAHDGFTVRL; from the coding sequence ATGACCGACCAGGTGACGGTGACGTTCGCCGGCTCTGGCGACGCGTTCGGCAGCGGCGGCCGGTTCCAGGCGTGCATCCACGTGCGACCGCCTGACGGTCCGCCGGTGCTTCTCGACTGCGGCGCCAGCTCGCTGGTCGCGCTGAAGCGTCTCGCGCTCGACCCGAGCGAGATCGCCGCGGTGGTCGTCTCGCACCTGCACGGCGACCACTTCGGCGGTCTGCCGTTCCTCATCCTCGACGGCCAGTTCGCCAAGCGCACGGAACCGCTGACGGTGGTCGGCCCGCCGGGCACGGGCGCACGCCTCATGCAGGCGATGGAGGTCATGTACCCGGGCTCGAGCGAGGTACGGCGCGCGTTCGACGTGGACGTGCTCGAGGTGACGCCAGGGTCGAGCGTGTCGGCTGCGGGCGTGCACGTCGCGGCCTGGGAGGTCGCGCACCCCAGCGGTGCGCCCGCGCTCGCCGTGCGGCTCGACGTGGCCGGGCGCAGCGTGGCGTACACCGGTGACACGTCCTGGACCGACGCCCTGGTGGCCGCGGCCGACGGCGTCGACCTGCTGATCGCCGAGTGCTACTACCTGGACAAGCCGATCCCGCACCACCTCACGCACGCCGCGCTGCGCGAGCACAGGGACCGGCTGCGCGCTGCCCGTACGGTGGTGACGCACCTGTCCACAGACGTCCTCGACCGGCAGGACCAGGTCGACCACGAGGTCGCCCACGACGGCTTCACCGTCCGGCTCTGA
- the ligA gene encoding NAD-dependent DNA ligase LigA, which translates to MNEDLERAAQEQARSTTSEPDVPASARRRHAELVREIDDYRYRYHVLDRPVVSDAEYDALFREIKALEETHPTLRTPDSPTQKVGDVISTEFTEVEHVERLLSLDNAFNDDELTAWLTRVEKETETTGVPLLCELKIDGLAVDLVYEDGYLVRGATRGNGRVGEDVTPNLRTIDAIPVQLDGDDVPELLEVRGEVFFETEKFRELNASLVEAGKPPFANPRNSAAGSVRQKDPRLTAKRPLSILLHGIGAYRGWSPSRLSEAYADLKRWGLPVSSRYQLCAGMQETLAYIAEYGEKRHDLEHEIDGVVVKVDEIALQRRLGATSTVPRWAIAYKYPPEEVTTKLLDIQVNVGRTGRVTPFAVMEPVLVAGSTVSLATLHNGSEVKRKGVLIGDTVVLRKAGDVIPEVLAPVVDLRSGDEREFVMPTHCPECGTELRPEKEEDKDIRCPNTRSCPAQLRERLSHLAGRSAFDIEVLGYQTATALLADDLVHDEGDLFTLTEDDLARSEYFRTKDGNLSANAKKLLDNLEQVKQRPLARVLVALSIRHVGPTAAAALARSLGDVAKIDEASEEELADVEGVGPTIARAVREWFAVDWHREIVRKWRESGVRMAEEVEDTGPKPLAGLSVVVTGTLDGFSREQAHEALLTRGAKATGSVSKKTDFLVAGGNPGSKATKAESLGVPILDEEGFQVLLDEGPDAARARAVESSS; encoded by the coding sequence GTGAACGAGGATCTGGAGCGCGCCGCGCAGGAGCAGGCACGCAGCACGACGAGCGAACCCGACGTCCCCGCGTCGGCGCGCCGCCGGCACGCCGAGCTGGTACGCGAGATCGACGACTACAGGTACCGGTACCACGTGCTCGACCGGCCGGTGGTGTCCGACGCGGAGTACGACGCCCTGTTCCGCGAGATCAAGGCACTCGAGGAGACGCACCCGACGCTGCGCACGCCGGACTCGCCGACGCAGAAGGTCGGCGACGTGATCTCCACCGAGTTCACCGAGGTCGAGCACGTGGAGCGGCTGCTCAGCCTGGACAACGCGTTCAACGACGACGAGCTCACCGCGTGGCTGACCCGGGTGGAGAAGGAGACCGAGACCACCGGCGTGCCGCTGCTGTGCGAGCTGAAGATCGACGGGCTCGCGGTCGACCTGGTGTACGAGGACGGCTACCTGGTCCGCGGCGCCACCCGCGGCAACGGCCGGGTGGGCGAGGACGTCACCCCCAACCTGCGCACCATCGACGCGATCCCCGTCCAGCTCGACGGCGACGACGTGCCCGAGCTGCTCGAGGTGCGCGGCGAGGTGTTCTTCGAGACGGAGAAGTTCCGCGAGCTGAACGCGAGCCTGGTGGAGGCGGGCAAGCCGCCGTTCGCCAACCCGCGCAACAGCGCCGCCGGCTCGGTGCGGCAGAAGGACCCCAGGCTCACCGCCAAGCGTCCACTCAGCATCCTGCTGCACGGCATCGGCGCGTACCGCGGCTGGAGCCCGAGCCGGCTCTCCGAGGCGTACGCGGACCTGAAGCGCTGGGGCCTGCCGGTCAGCAGCAGGTACCAGCTGTGCGCGGGGATGCAGGAGACGCTCGCGTACATCGCGGAGTACGGCGAGAAGCGCCACGACCTGGAGCACGAGATCGACGGCGTGGTGGTGAAGGTCGACGAGATCGCGCTGCAGCGCCGGCTCGGCGCGACGTCGACCGTGCCGCGCTGGGCGATCGCGTACAAGTACCCGCCTGAGGAGGTCACCACCAAGCTGCTCGACATCCAGGTGAACGTCGGCCGCACCGGCCGGGTGACCCCGTTCGCCGTGATGGAGCCGGTGCTCGTCGCCGGGTCCACGGTGTCGCTGGCCACGCTGCACAACGGCAGTGAGGTGAAGCGCAAGGGCGTGCTGATCGGCGACACCGTCGTGCTGCGCAAGGCCGGCGACGTCATCCCCGAGGTGCTCGCGCCCGTGGTCGACCTGCGCAGCGGCGACGAGCGCGAGTTCGTGATGCCCACGCACTGCCCGGAGTGCGGCACCGAGCTGCGGCCGGAGAAGGAAGAGGACAAGGACATCCGCTGTCCGAACACCCGCAGCTGCCCGGCGCAGCTGCGGGAGCGGCTGTCGCACCTGGCCGGCAGGTCCGCGTTCGACATCGAGGTGCTCGGCTACCAGACGGCCACCGCGCTGCTCGCCGACGACCTGGTGCACGACGAGGGCGACCTGTTCACGCTCACCGAGGACGACCTCGCCCGCTCGGAGTACTTCCGTACGAAGGATGGCAACCTCAGCGCGAACGCCAAGAAGCTGCTCGACAACCTGGAGCAGGTGAAGCAGCGCCCGCTTGCGCGGGTGCTCGTCGCACTGTCCATCAGGCACGTCGGGCCGACCGCCGCCGCGGCGCTCGCCAGGAGCCTCGGTGACGTCGCGAAGATCGACGAGGCGAGCGAGGAGGAGCTCGCCGACGTCGAGGGCGTCGGGCCGACCATCGCCCGTGCGGTACGGGAGTGGTTCGCCGTCGACTGGCACCGCGAGATCGTGCGCAAGTGGCGCGAGTCCGGCGTCCGGATGGCGGAGGAGGTCGAGGACACCGGCCCGAAGCCGCTGGCGGGGCTCAGCGTCGTGGTCACCGGCACGCTCGACGGGTTCAGCCGCGAGCAGGCGCACGAGGCGCTGCTGACGCGCGGCGCCAAGGCGACCGGGTCGGTGTCGAAGAAGACCGACTTCCTGGTCGCCGGCGGTAACCCGGGCTCGAAGGCGACGAAGGCGGAGTCGCTCGGCGTCCCGATCCTGGACGAGGAGGGCTTCCAGGTGCTGCTCGACGAGGGCCCGGACGCCGCCCGCGCCAGGGCCGTCGAGAGCTCGTCGTAG
- a CDS encoding methionine synthase has product MAELPWPPGSATGIGSWPGDDPLEAARTVLGELTDVPYLPELPDRGPGADLVGRTAANLLPGLDVDVFAARWRLTSKAGVDVRRARSLWSTDLDALEEAADGYAGPVKVQVCGPWTLAAQLELPRGGPVLTDHGACRDVAESLAAGVGEYVTQLRRLPGVSPLVQLDEPALPAVLRGAVPTMSGFSTVAPVEPRPMQEALSQVLRAADAAGGWPLVHCCAAGVPLRLLRDAGARAVALDVSQVSAAADDEVGELVEAGFGLLLGCVPSTDPATDPAVDYVLAPVRQWWSRIGLTRDQLATRTMVTPTCGLAGASPSWARTATALSVRAARTLADR; this is encoded by the coding sequence CTGGCGGAACTTCCGTGGCCACCTGGCAGTGCGACCGGCATCGGCTCGTGGCCGGGTGACGACCCGCTCGAGGCGGCGCGGACCGTGCTCGGCGAGCTGACCGACGTGCCGTACCTGCCCGAGCTGCCCGACCGCGGGCCGGGCGCCGACCTGGTCGGGCGCACTGCCGCGAACTTGCTCCCCGGGCTGGACGTCGACGTGTTCGCCGCGCGCTGGCGGTTGACCTCGAAGGCGGGCGTCGACGTGCGGCGCGCCCGGTCGCTGTGGTCCACCGACCTCGACGCGCTCGAGGAGGCGGCGGACGGCTACGCCGGGCCGGTGAAGGTGCAGGTCTGCGGCCCGTGGACGCTCGCGGCGCAGCTGGAGCTGCCGCGCGGCGGTCCGGTGCTCACCGACCACGGCGCCTGCCGCGACGTCGCCGAGTCGCTCGCGGCGGGCGTCGGCGAGTATGTGACGCAGCTACGCCGGCTGCCCGGCGTGTCGCCGCTGGTCCAGCTGGACGAGCCGGCGCTGCCCGCGGTGCTGCGCGGCGCCGTGCCGACGATGAGCGGGTTCAGCACCGTCGCGCCGGTCGAGCCGCGGCCGATGCAGGAGGCGTTGTCGCAGGTGCTGCGGGCGGCCGACGCCGCCGGCGGCTGGCCGCTCGTGCACTGCTGCGCCGCGGGCGTGCCGCTGCGCCTGCTGCGCGACGCCGGCGCGCGCGCTGTGGCGCTGGACGTCTCGCAGGTGTCGGCTGCCGCCGACGACGAGGTCGGCGAGCTGGTGGAGGCGGGGTTCGGGCTGTTGCTCGGGTGTGTGCCGAGCACCGACCCGGCGACCGACCCTGCGGTGGATTACGTGCTAGCGCCCGTACGGCAGTGGTGGTCGCGGATTGGGCTCACCCGTGACCAGCTGGCCACCAGGACCATGGTCACGCCGACCTGCGGCCTGGCGGGTGCCTCGCCGTCCTGGGCACGCACGGCGACCGCCCTGTCCGTCCGCGCCGCCCGTACGCTCGCCGACCGCTGA
- a CDS encoding DUF3459 domain-containing protein, which produces MSTVQWWHGMTIYHVYPRSFADGNGDGIGDLRGLIDRLDYVVGMGFDTLWVSPFFASPQHDYGYDISDYYRVAPEYGTLADADELIAACHRRQLRIVFDLVLNHTSDQHPWFRESCRSRDNPKADWYIWRDGRGREGRRPPNNWRSNLEVRSAWQWSGRRGQWYLASFLPWQPDLNWHNPQVRHAMFDVARFWLDRGVDGFRLDLFGTVMKDHAFRDNPLHLVSGGGDIPHLWRRVHNENTEDNFALARELRTAVNTAAPPERVLLGEVFGTPDVVRRYLGEHDGLHLVFLFEFLMFDYDVDFFRDKIGTYEAAFPAPAQPTYVVENHDQSRSLNRLGGDLRKAQVLAVILLTLRGVVCVYQGQELGLPNTYIPLREARDPIVHEFFSWVPEAVSRRMRRRINRDEMRTPMPWDDSPGHGFCPPGVVPWLPIGDGHGHGRDVANERAVPGSLLNLYRRLLWLRREADALRTGELRLCPKAPRNVLAYERCGDDQRYVVLANLGQKPARVRLPAAADTALTTDAAATVAGHEARLPAHTAVVARYR; this is translated from the coding sequence GTGAGCACCGTCCAGTGGTGGCATGGGATGACGATCTACCACGTCTACCCACGCTCGTTCGCCGACGGCAACGGCGACGGGATCGGCGACCTGCGCGGGCTCATCGACCGGCTCGACTATGTCGTCGGGATGGGCTTCGACACGCTCTGGGTGTCACCGTTCTTCGCCAGCCCGCAGCACGACTACGGGTACGACATCAGCGACTACTACCGGGTCGCCCCCGAGTACGGCACGCTCGCCGACGCCGACGAGCTCATCGCCGCCTGCCACAGGCGGCAGCTGCGGATCGTCTTCGACCTGGTGCTCAACCACACCTCCGACCAGCATCCCTGGTTCCGTGAGTCCTGCCGGTCCCGCGACAACCCGAAGGCCGACTGGTACATCTGGCGCGACGGCCGCGGCAGGGAAGGCCGGCGGCCGCCGAACAACTGGCGCTCGAACCTGGAGGTGCGGTCCGCCTGGCAGTGGAGCGGCCGGCGCGGCCAGTGGTACCTGGCGTCGTTCCTGCCCTGGCAGCCCGACCTGAACTGGCACAACCCGCAGGTGCGGCACGCGATGTTCGACGTCGCCAGGTTCTGGCTGGACCGCGGCGTCGACGGCTTCCGCCTCGACCTGTTCGGCACGGTGATGAAGGACCACGCGTTCCGCGACAACCCGCTCCACCTGGTGAGCGGCGGCGGCGACATCCCGCACCTGTGGCGACGGGTGCACAACGAGAACACCGAGGACAACTTCGCCCTCGCCCGCGAGCTGCGCACCGCCGTGAACACCGCCGCGCCACCGGAACGGGTGCTGCTCGGCGAGGTCTTCGGCACCCCCGACGTCGTCCGGCGCTACCTCGGCGAGCACGACGGCCTGCACCTGGTGTTCCTGTTCGAGTTCCTGATGTTCGACTACGACGTCGACTTCTTCCGCGACAAGATCGGCACGTACGAGGCCGCCTTCCCCGCGCCCGCCCAACCCACGTACGTGGTGGAGAACCACGACCAGTCGCGCAGCCTCAACCGGCTCGGCGGCGACCTGCGCAAGGCGCAGGTGCTCGCGGTGATCCTGCTGACCCTGCGCGGCGTGGTGTGCGTCTACCAGGGTCAGGAGCTCGGCCTCCCCAACACCTACATCCCGCTACGCGAGGCGCGCGACCCGATCGTGCACGAGTTCTTCTCCTGGGTGCCCGAGGCCGTCTCGCGCCGGATGCGCAGGCGGATCAACCGCGACGAGATGCGCACGCCGATGCCGTGGGACGACTCCCCCGGCCACGGCTTCTGTCCACCGGGCGTGGTGCCGTGGCTGCCGATCGGCGACGGCCACGGCCACGGCCGCGACGTCGCCAACGAGCGGGCGGTGCCCGGCTCGCTGCTCAACCTGTACCGCAGGCTGCTGTGGCTGAGGCGGGAGGCCGACGCGCTGCGCACCGGCGAGCTGCGGCTGTGCCCGAAGGCGCCGCGGAACGTGCTGGCGTACGAACGGTGCGGCGACGACCAGCGGTACGTCGTGCTCGCGAACCTCGGCCAGAAGCCCGCCCGCGTGCGGCTACCGGCAGCCGCCGACACCGCGTTGACGACGGACGCCGCCGCGACGGTGGCCGGCCACGAGGCCCGGTTGCCCGCGCACACCGCCGTCGTCGCCCGCTACCGCTGA
- a CDS encoding HAD hydrolase-like protein encodes MSDAGPLIVWDIDRTLIDAGAAGRDIMNAAITRVIDREPEHEVWFGGKTDPRIAAEILTAAGVPLPHDDHVADVLVHLEQVLAERETVVAAEGAVLPGVREILTRLRAAGALQTVLTGNIQANAVVKLRAFGLDEFVDVTVGAFGSDHADRPRLLPLVLDRAARAYGRRWRPEETWVIGDTEFDFECAAASGARCLLVATGGSSYEHLSTLGADTVLPDLSDVPAVVRLLTS; translated from the coding sequence GTGAGCGACGCCGGCCCACTGATCGTGTGGGACATCGACCGCACGCTCATCGACGCCGGGGCGGCGGGCCGCGACATCATGAACGCGGCGATCACCCGGGTAATCGACCGCGAGCCCGAGCACGAGGTGTGGTTCGGCGGCAAGACCGACCCGCGGATCGCCGCCGAGATCCTGACCGCCGCCGGAGTCCCGCTGCCGCACGACGACCACGTCGCCGATGTGCTCGTCCATCTGGAGCAGGTGCTGGCGGAGCGCGAGACGGTGGTGGCGGCCGAAGGCGCGGTGCTGCCGGGCGTACGCGAGATCCTCACCCGGCTACGGGCGGCCGGCGCACTACAGACCGTGTTGACCGGCAACATCCAGGCGAACGCAGTGGTCAAGCTGCGCGCGTTCGGCCTGGACGAGTTCGTGGACGTGACGGTCGGCGCGTTCGGCAGCGACCACGCCGACCGGCCCCGGCTGCTGCCGCTGGTGCTGGACCGGGCCGCGCGGGCGTACGGCAGGCGCTGGCGGCCGGAGGAGACCTGGGTGATCGGCGACACCGAGTTCGACTTCGAGTGCGCGGCCGCGTCCGGCGCCCGCTGCCTGTTGGTGGCCACCGGTGGGTCGAGCTACGAGCACCTGTCCACCCTCGGCGCCGACACCGTGCTCCCTGACCTGTCCGACGTACCCGCGGTCGTCCGCCTCCTCACCAGCTGA
- the mnmA gene encoding tRNA 2-thiouridine(34) synthase MnmA — protein sequence MRVLAAMSGGVDSAVAAARAVDAGYDVTGVHLALSRNPQSYRSGARGCCTLEDSRDARRAADVIGIPFYVWDQAERFHDAVVEDFVSEYAQGRTPNPCLRCNEQIKFSSVLDKALALGFDAVCTGHYARLRDGALYRAVDPGKDQSYVLGVLTAEQLAHAMFPLGDTQKAEVRAEAQRRGLAVADKPDSHDICFIPDGDTAGWLGDRLGSAPGQVVDEHGEQVGEHDGAYAFTVGQRRGLKLGRPAPDGRPRYVLDISPVDRTVTVGPRESLLVDEIRGIRPRWAGPPPAEPVACAAQLRAHGSVFPAVAEPVGDELVVRLRTPAEGVAPGQAVVLYADDDRVLGSATIDRTAARVDA from the coding sequence ATGCGTGTACTGGCCGCCATGTCCGGCGGAGTCGACTCCGCCGTCGCCGCTGCGCGTGCGGTCGACGCCGGCTACGACGTGACCGGGGTGCATCTCGCGCTGTCGCGCAACCCGCAGTCGTACCGGTCAGGCGCCCGCGGCTGCTGCACGCTGGAGGACTCCCGTGACGCGCGGCGCGCCGCCGACGTCATCGGCATCCCGTTCTACGTCTGGGACCAGGCGGAACGGTTCCACGACGCGGTGGTCGAGGACTTCGTCAGCGAGTACGCCCAGGGCCGCACGCCGAACCCGTGCCTGAGGTGCAACGAGCAGATCAAGTTCAGCAGCGTGCTCGACAAGGCGCTGGCGCTCGGCTTCGACGCCGTCTGCACCGGCCACTACGCGCGGCTGCGCGACGGCGCGCTGTACCGCGCCGTCGACCCGGGGAAGGACCAGTCGTACGTGCTCGGCGTGCTGACCGCCGAGCAGCTGGCGCACGCGATGTTCCCGCTGGGTGACACCCAGAAGGCCGAGGTACGTGCCGAGGCGCAGCGGCGCGGCCTGGCGGTGGCGGACAAGCCGGACAGCCACGACATCTGCTTCATCCCCGACGGCGACACCGCCGGGTGGCTGGGCGACCGGCTCGGATCGGCACCCGGCCAGGTGGTCGACGAGCACGGCGAGCAGGTCGGCGAGCACGACGGAGCGTACGCGTTCACCGTCGGGCAGCGGCGCGGGCTGAAGCTCGGCCGGCCGGCGCCCGACGGCCGGCCGCGGTACGTGCTCGACATCAGCCCGGTCGACCGCACGGTCACCGTGGGTCCGCGGGAGTCGCTGCTCGTGGACGAGATCCGTGGCATCCGGCCGCGCTGGGCAGGGCCGCCGCCTGCCGAGCCGGTGGCGTGCGCCGCGCAGCTGCGCGCCCACGGTTCGGTGTTCCCCGCCGTCGCGGAGCCGGTCGGCGACGAGCTGGTGGTGCGGCTGCGTACCCCCGCGGAAGGGGTCGCGCCCGGGCAGGCCGTCGTGCTGTACGCCGACGACGACCGCGTGCTCGGCTCCGCGACGATCGACCGTACGGCAGCCAGAGTGGACGCGTGA
- a CDS encoding aminotransferase class V-fold PLP-dependent enzyme, with protein MAYLDHAATTPMLPSAVAAMTAELERLGNPSSLHTPGRTARRTVEEAREKLAGVLGARPSEVVFTSGGTEADNLAVKGMYWSRRAADDRRRRVLVSAGEHHAVLDAVTWLAEQQDAVVELVPLDQLGRVRVDALRASLARDPESVTLVSVMWANNEVGTAQPVADVVTAAHEHGVPVHSDAVQAVGQLPVDFAASGLDAMTVSGHKMGGPVGVGALALRRDIEVTPVLHGGGQERDVRSGTLDAAGYVGFAAAAAEVVEHRAAEAVRLAELRDELVRRVRAAVPDAVLNGDPDPAGRLPGNAHFSFPGCEGDSLLLLLDASGVACSTGSACSAGVAEPSHVLLAMGADEDRARGSLRFSLGHTSTLADVTKLGDVLSGVIERARRAGATSRPARTLDP; from the coding sequence GTGGCTTATCTCGATCACGCGGCGACCACGCCGATGCTGCCCTCGGCCGTCGCTGCGATGACGGCCGAGCTGGAGCGGCTCGGCAACCCGTCGTCCCTGCACACGCCCGGGCGTACGGCGCGGCGGACGGTCGAGGAGGCCAGGGAGAAGCTCGCTGGCGTGCTCGGCGCGCGCCCCAGCGAGGTCGTCTTCACCTCCGGCGGCACCGAGGCGGACAACCTCGCGGTGAAGGGCATGTACTGGTCGCGCCGGGCGGCGGACGACCGCAGGCGGCGGGTCCTGGTCAGCGCGGGCGAGCACCACGCGGTGCTCGACGCCGTGACCTGGCTCGCCGAGCAGCAGGACGCGGTCGTCGAGCTGGTGCCGCTGGACCAGCTCGGCCGCGTACGCGTCGACGCCCTGCGTGCCAGCCTCGCGCGCGACCCGGAGTCGGTCACGCTGGTCTCCGTGATGTGGGCGAACAACGAGGTCGGCACCGCGCAGCCGGTCGCGGACGTGGTCACGGCGGCGCACGAGCACGGCGTGCCGGTGCACTCCGACGCGGTGCAGGCGGTCGGCCAGCTGCCGGTCGACTTCGCCGCAAGCGGGCTGGACGCGATGACCGTCAGCGGGCACAAGATGGGCGGCCCCGTCGGAGTGGGTGCGCTGGCGCTGCGCCGCGACATCGAGGTGACCCCGGTGCTGCACGGCGGCGGCCAGGAGCGCGACGTACGGTCGGGCACGTTGGACGCCGCGGGCTACGTCGGGTTCGCCGCGGCCGCCGCCGAGGTCGTCGAACACCGCGCTGCCGAGGCCGTCCGGTTGGCCGAGCTGCGCGACGAGCTCGTCCGCAGGGTGCGGGCCGCGGTGCCGGACGCCGTGCTCAACGGCGACCCCGACCCCGCCGGCCGGCTGCCGGGCAACGCGCACTTCTCCTTCCCCGGCTGCGAGGGCGACTCGCTGCTGTTGCTGCTGGACGCCAGCGGCGTCGCGTGCTCCACCGGCTCCGCGTGCTCGGCGGGCGTCGCCGAGCCGTCGCACGTACTGCTCGCGATGGGCGCAGACGAGGACCGCGCACGCGGGTCGTTGCGGTTCTCCCTCGGCCACACGTCCACGCTCGCGGACGTGACGAAGCTCGGCGACGTGCTGAGCGGCGTGATCGAACGGGCCAGGCGGGCCGGCGCCACGTCGCGTCCGGCCCGTACATTGGACCCGTGA